The DNA segment GTCACGATTGGCAGACGGGCCTGGTGCCGGTGTTGCTTTATGAGCTTTACCAACCCCTGGGCCTGACGCATCCGCGAGTGTGTTACACGTTGCACAATTTACAGCATCAAGGCGTGACGCGGGAACACATCCTCCGCGCCACCGGGCTGAACCGGCCCGCGTATTTTTTTCACCCCGACCGCTTGCGGGACAATTTTAATTCCGGCGCGATCAACCTGATGAAAGGCGGCATCGTTTACTCCAACTTTGTCACCACGGTTTCACCGCGTTACCTCGAGGAGATTTTATATTCCACGCAAAACTACGGTCTCGGGCATACGCTCCACGTGCATCACCGCAAGCTGGGCGGCATTTTGAACGGGCTGGATTACAACGTGTGGAATCCGGAAACCGACCGGCATATTCCCCAGCAATACGGTCTCAACAACGTGGACGCGAAATACCTCAACAAAACCGCGTTGCGCAACCGGTTTTGGTTGCGCGATGCTTTTCGCCCCATTGTTTGCTACGTGGGCCGGCTGGATCAGCAAAAAGGTCTGCCGCTGATCGCGCACGCCATTCATTATTGTTTGCAGAACGGCTGTCAGTTTGTGTTGCTCGGCACGGCGGCCGACGCCGGGATCGCCCATCAGTTCCACGAACTGAAACGCCAATACAACGACAATCCGGATTGCCATTTGGAACTGGGATTCAATGAGGAATTGTCCCATCTGATTTACGCCGGCGCGGAAATGATCATCGTGCCGAGCCGCTTCGAACCGTGCGGACTCACGCAGATGATTGGATTGAAATACGGCACGGTGCCGATCGTGCGGGCGACCGGCGGATTGGCCGATACCATCTTTGATGCGGATTACGCACCCAAACCGTATCACGAACGCAACGGTTACACGTTCAACGATTTCAATAACGCCGGGATCGAATCCGCTCTCCATCGCGGCATTGGTTTGTGGTATTCCCATCCGCAATACTTTCGCGAACTGGTGGAGAACGGAATGCGCTACGACTACTCGTGGAATCATCCGGGGCAGCATTACCTGAATGTTTACGAATACATCTGTGACAAGTGAGTCTCCAGCTGGTTAATAGTGGAGAGTTGATGGTTGAGGGATAAAAAATATGACGTTCGCCCCTTCTGGAAGCGCCGAGGTGAGAGCGAGCGTTCAACAAATTAAAATGACCGAAACGGCCCAAATCGAAAGAGCTTGTCCCGTCTGTCAAAACGCTGCCGC comes from the Verrucomicrobiia bacterium genome and includes:
- a CDS encoding glycogen synthase, with amino-acid sequence MYIIQIASECAPVAKVGGLGDVVFGLSRELEIRGNSVEIILPKYDCLRYDRIYGLQPTFNDLWVPWYNGAIHCTVFFGFVEGRKCFFIDAHGDHNFFNRRTFYGQHDDDQRFAFFCRAALEFMHKSGKHPDVIHCHDWQTGLVPVLLYELYQPLGLTHPRVCYTLHNLQHQGVTREHILRATGLNRPAYFFHPDRLRDNFNSGAINLMKGGIVYSNFVTTVSPRYLEEILYSTQNYGLGHTLHVHHRKLGGILNGLDYNVWNPETDRHIPQQYGLNNVDAKYLNKTALRNRFWLRDAFRPIVCYVGRLDQQKGLPLIAHAIHYCLQNGCQFVLLGTAADAGIAHQFHELKRQYNDNPDCHLELGFNEELSHLIYAGAEMIIVPSRFEPCGLTQMIGLKYGTVPIVRATGGLADTIFDADYAPKPYHERNGYTFNDFNNAGIESALHRGIGLWYSHPQYFRELVENGMRYDYSWNHPGQHYLNVYEYICDK